The following proteins are encoded in a genomic region of Pseudoxanthomonas suwonensis 11-1:
- a CDS encoding endonuclease/exonuclease/phosphatase family protein — translation MERAGKDRPAPLPGFGVLTANIHMGFDMLQRRFVLPRLREAIRRVGADIVFLQEVQGRHADRERSVHQWPETPQYEYLADTLWPQFAYGRNAVYPHGHHGNALLSRLPIVRHDNHDVSVAGHENRGLLHCELELPGHPQHLHAICVHLGLRDAHRRSQVGLLGALLREQVPADAPVVVAGDFNDWRGAAHRQLLDCGLVEAFEQQRGRLARSFPALLPLLPLDRIYVRGLQVHEVATPRGRPWTRLSDHLPLHARLSGEAA, via the coding sequence ATGGAACGCGCAGGCAAGGATCGCCCCGCGCCGTTGCCGGGTTTCGGCGTGCTGACGGCCAATATCCACATGGGCTTCGACATGCTGCAGCGTCGCTTCGTGCTGCCGCGGCTGCGCGAGGCCATCCGTCGCGTGGGTGCGGACATCGTATTCCTGCAGGAAGTGCAGGGCCGGCACGCGGACCGCGAGCGGAGCGTGCACCAGTGGCCGGAGACGCCCCAGTACGAGTACCTGGCCGATACGCTGTGGCCGCAGTTCGCGTATGGCCGCAATGCGGTCTACCCGCACGGCCACCACGGCAATGCCCTGCTGTCGCGGTTGCCGATCGTGCGCCACGACAACCACGATGTTTCCGTGGCCGGGCACGAGAACCGCGGCCTGCTGCATTGCGAACTGGAACTGCCGGGCCATCCGCAGCACCTGCACGCCATCTGCGTGCACCTGGGACTGCGCGATGCGCATCGGCGCAGCCAGGTCGGACTGCTCGGCGCGCTGCTGCGCGAGCAGGTGCCGGCCGACGCGCCGGTGGTGGTCGCCGGCGATTTCAACGACTGGCGTGGCGCCGCCCATCGCCAGCTGCTCGACTGCGGCCTGGTCGAGGCCTTCGAACAGCAGCGCGGGCGGCTGGCGCGCAGCTTCCCGGCCCTGCTGCCATTGCTGCCGCTGGACCGGATCTACGTGCGTGGCCTGCAGGTGCACGAGGTCGCCACCCCACGCGGCCGGCCCTGGACGCGGCTGTCCGACCACCTGCCGCTGCATGCGCGGCTATCGGGGGAAGCGGCATGA
- a CDS encoding SDR family oxidoreductase produces MATYLITGANRGIGLSLAQQLRARGEDVIGVCRQSSESLRATGAEVVDGVDVSDAAAVAALPGRLQGRRIDVLVLNAGIFTNETLDAMDADAFTRIQRQFEVNTLGPLRVAAALQPLLADGGKVGIITSRMGSVADNGSGAYYGYRASKAAVNAIGKSLAVDLAPRNIAVFLLHPGRVATDMLGGHGDIGPDEAASNLVARLDSLGLADSGSFWHANGTPLPW; encoded by the coding sequence ATGGCCACCTACCTGATCACCGGCGCCAACCGCGGCATCGGCCTGTCGCTGGCGCAGCAGTTGCGCGCCCGCGGCGAGGACGTCATCGGCGTCTGTCGCCAGTCCAGCGAGTCGCTGCGTGCCACTGGTGCCGAGGTGGTGGACGGCGTCGACGTCTCCGACGCAGCCGCCGTGGCCGCGCTGCCGGGCCGTCTGCAGGGCAGGCGCATCGACGTGCTGGTGCTCAACGCCGGCATCTTCACCAACGAGACCCTGGATGCGATGGATGCCGACGCGTTCACGCGCATCCAGCGCCAGTTCGAGGTCAACACCCTGGGCCCGCTGCGGGTGGCCGCGGCGCTGCAGCCGCTGCTGGCCGACGGCGGCAAGGTCGGGATCATCACCAGCCGCATGGGCTCGGTGGCCGACAACGGTTCCGGCGCCTACTACGGCTACCGCGCCTCCAAGGCGGCGGTGAACGCGATCGGCAAGTCGCTGGCGGTGGACCTGGCGCCGCGCAACATCGCCGTGTTCCTGCTGCATCCGGGCCGCGTGGCCACCGACATGCTCGGCGGCCACGGCGATATCGGCCCCGACGAGGCCGCGTCCAACCTGGTCGCGCGCCTGGACAGCCTGGGCCTGGCCGACAGCGGCAGCTTCTGGCACGCCAACGGCACGCCGCTGCCCTGGTAA
- a CDS encoding S41 family peptidase: protein MSRCAALLLCACALLPVPLLAAEPPREVSERVAATIEASYFDASEGARIAGELRRATGFGAFDQLADPRELATALSARLRPMDRHFAVRWSPPGKEPAGPVRGPVPDPARSNFGIRKVQLLPANVGYLELGYFADIDFDDPADPARKAIDAALQLLAHADAVLVDVRDNGGGSPAMVGYLSSALVEHGSDIYNTFRWREGGASEAPPQEYPAPRTTMPLYVLTSGRTGSAAEAFAYTLGNAKRAVLVGERTGGAANPGRPFDIGGGFSVFVSTGSPVSPITGRNWEGTGVRPQVEVESSEALGRAQELALAQLLEDGKGGEAARWALEALRNRAPAPDAATRQALAGDYGTVRIEALADGLQLRVGRRPPQRLRALEGGLFHFESDPTRRVRFDRGAGGVPVAVELLWADGDIARHVRGPAQE from the coding sequence ATGTCCCGATGCGCCGCTTTGCTGCTTTGCGCCTGTGCCCTGTTGCCGGTTCCATTGCTGGCGGCCGAACCGCCGCGCGAGGTGTCCGAACGGGTGGCCGCGACCATCGAGGCGTCGTACTTCGACGCCAGCGAGGGGGCGCGGATCGCCGGCGAGCTGCGCCGCGCCACTGGATTCGGCGCGTTCGACCAGCTGGCCGATCCGCGCGAACTGGCCACCGCACTCAGTGCCCGGCTCAGGCCGATGGATCGCCACTTCGCCGTACGCTGGTCGCCGCCCGGCAAGGAACCGGCTGGCCCGGTGCGCGGGCCGGTACCCGACCCGGCCAGGAGCAACTTCGGCATCCGCAAGGTCCAGCTGCTGCCGGCCAACGTCGGCTACCTGGAGCTGGGCTATTTCGCCGATATCGACTTCGACGATCCGGCCGACCCGGCGCGCAAGGCGATCGATGCGGCACTGCAACTGCTGGCGCACGCCGACGCGGTGCTGGTGGACGTGCGCGACAACGGCGGCGGCTCGCCGGCGATGGTCGGCTATCTCTCCAGTGCCTTAGTCGAGCATGGCTCGGACATCTACAACACCTTCCGCTGGCGCGAGGGCGGCGCTTCCGAGGCTCCCCCGCAGGAGTACCCGGCGCCGCGCACCACGATGCCGCTGTACGTGCTGACCAGCGGCCGTACCGGATCGGCGGCCGAGGCCTTCGCCTACACCCTGGGCAACGCGAAGCGCGCGGTACTGGTTGGCGAGCGGACCGGCGGCGCGGCCAATCCCGGCCGGCCGTTCGACATTGGCGGCGGCTTCAGCGTGTTCGTCTCCACCGGCTCGCCGGTCAGCCCGATTACCGGGCGCAACTGGGAAGGCACGGGCGTGCGGCCGCAGGTGGAGGTCGAGTCCAGCGAAGCCCTGGGTCGCGCGCAGGAACTGGCGCTGGCGCAGCTGCTGGAGGACGGCAAGGGTGGCGAGGCCGCGCGCTGGGCACTGGAAGCCCTGCGCAACCGCGCCCCGGCGCCGGACGCGGCGACCAGGCAGGCGCTGGCCGGCGACTACGGCACGGTGCGGATCGAGGCACTGGCCGACGGGCTGCAGCTGCGCGTGGGGCGGCGTCCGCCGCAGCGGCTGCGCGCGCTGGAGGGTGGGCTGTTCCATTTCGAATCCGATCCCACCCGGCGGGTGCGCTTCGACCGCGGCGCCGGAGGCGTGCCGGTAGCGGTGGAGCTGCTGTGGGCCGATGGCGACATCGCCCGCCACGTACGCGGTCCGGCCCAGGAATAA
- a CDS encoding glycine zipper domain-containing protein, whose amino-acid sequence MSNEPRDLNRDPVTGAPGAHPVGVGVGGTGGAVAGAAVGSIFGPIGTLVGGAVGAIAGAAAGKQVAERLDPTGEAEYWRVEYANRPYTDANFDYDSDYAPAYRYGLEVREQSGSRRWDDHLEAEVRGGWETSRGTSRLTWEQARDAVKDAFDRSDRTYRAYEAADGYYADQYEAADYYLTDYDYTDYRPAYRYGTRARSNLHGRVWDAELERELEHGWDTARGTSRLEWNEARDAVRDAWDSAERLWPSDGDVRR is encoded by the coding sequence ATGAGCAACGAACCCCGCGACCTCAACCGTGATCCGGTGACCGGCGCCCCCGGCGCCCATCCGGTCGGCGTCGGCGTAGGCGGCACCGGTGGTGCCGTGGCCGGCGCTGCCGTCGGCTCCATCTTCGGTCCGATCGGCACCCTGGTCGGTGGCGCGGTCGGCGCCATCGCCGGGGCCGCGGCCGGCAAGCAGGTGGCCGAGCGCCTGGATCCCACCGGCGAGGCCGAGTACTGGCGCGTCGAGTACGCCAACCGCCCGTATACCGATGCGAACTTCGACTACGACAGCGACTACGCCCCGGCGTACCGCTACGGCCTGGAAGTGCGCGAGCAGTCCGGCAGCCGGCGCTGGGACGACCATCTGGAAGCGGAAGTGCGTGGCGGCTGGGAAACCTCGCGCGGCACCTCGCGCCTGACCTGGGAGCAGGCCCGCGATGCGGTCAAGGACGCCTTCGACCGTTCCGACCGCACCTACCGCGCCTACGAGGCCGCCGACGGCTACTACGCCGACCAGTACGAAGCCGCCGACTACTACCTCACCGACTACGACTACACCGACTATCGCCCCGCCTACCGCTACGGCACCCGCGCCCGCAGCAACCTGCACGGCCGGGTCTGGGACGCGGAGCTGGAGCGCGAGCTGGAGCATGGCTGGGACACCGCCCGCGGCACCTCGCGCCTGGAGTGGAACGAAGCACGCGACGCGGTACGCGATGCCTGGGACAGCGCCGAGCGGCTGTGGCCCTCGGATGGTGACGTGCGGCGTTAA
- a CDS encoding pyridoxamine 5'-phosphate oxidase family protein: MSTPEELERKFWKALKSDMTVMLGVDGLEDGHTRPMTAQLEHESHGPIWFFTSIDNALVRDLASPRRATAAFVAKGHDLFASIGGQLSVDTDRAVVERLWNPFVAAWYTGKDDPKLVLLRLDPDQGEVWLNENSMLAGVKMLMGIDPKKDYKDKVAKVDLG, translated from the coding sequence ATGTCCACCCCCGAGGAACTCGAACGCAAATTCTGGAAGGCGCTGAAGTCCGACATGACCGTGATGCTTGGCGTGGACGGGCTGGAGGACGGGCACACCCGGCCGATGACCGCGCAGCTGGAGCACGAGTCGCATGGCCCGATCTGGTTCTTCACCTCGATCGACAATGCCCTGGTGCGCGACCTGGCCAGCCCCCGGCGCGCCACCGCTGCGTTCGTGGCGAAGGGCCATGACCTGTTCGCCAGCATCGGCGGCCAGCTGTCGGTGGATACCGACCGCGCGGTGGTCGAGCGGTTGTGGAATCCGTTCGTCGCCGCCTGGTACACCGGCAAGGACGATCCCAAGCTGGTCCTGCTGCGCCTCGATCCGGACCAGGGCGAGGTGTGGCTCAACGAGAACAGCATGCTGGCCGGGGTGAAGATGCTGATGGGCATCGACCCGAAAAAGGATTACAAGGACAAGGTAGCCAAGGTCGATCTGGGCTAA
- a CDS encoding glycine zipper 2TM domain-containing protein — MKLSNLSVLAALPLMAASALASAQTHGPQDEGRRFSDGSRVVCEKVEVARSSKDPNRIAGTAAGAVIGGLIGNQVGGGNGKKLATVGGAVAGGAVGRNVQGNSQERNGERVVETRCERVWR; from the coding sequence ATGAAGCTTTCCAACCTGTCCGTGCTGGCCGCCCTGCCGCTGATGGCCGCTTCCGCCCTGGCCAGCGCCCAGACCCATGGCCCGCAGGACGAGGGTCGCCGCTTCAGCGACGGCAGCCGCGTGGTCTGCGAGAAGGTCGAGGTCGCCCGTTCCAGCAAGGATCCCAACCGCATCGCCGGCACGGCTGCCGGTGCGGTGATTGGTGGCCTGATCGGCAACCAGGTCGGCGGCGGCAACGGCAAGAAGCTGGCCACGGTCGGCGGCGCGGTCGCCGGCGGTGCCGTCGGCCGCAATGTCCAGGGCAACAGCCAGGAGAGGAACGGCGAGCGCGTGGTCGAAACCCGCTGCGAGCGCGTCTGGCGCTAA
- a CDS encoding GGDEF domain-containing protein, which produces MVVLFGYTVLDLFVAPKPIMAEVVALRLSLMVMPLLLLLAASYRQQWRSILHHIAGAACLCAALGAVTLVVRSRYQGLPLDYEGVLLVLMYMYGCGAMRLRTAIVCGTTTTIVYPLAEAWVGLPQDILVVRTMFIVTTNIIGIITAWVLDQEGRGNFLMARQLRGMAQRDYLTGLPNRRAFAERIDAVWQQARGEQRPLGIALMDVDWFKAYNDRYGHPAGDRVLRAVGRVLGAHARGPLDMVARHGGEEFVCVWYDATLAEVETTLAAIHADIASLGIEHAGSHVPGNRLTISIGLHYLYPQAGKPPTEALLRADQALYEAKASGRHTTVVTLAEPISQPPEEPDDEMPPEAVVVRGATD; this is translated from the coding sequence GTGGTGGTGCTGTTCGGCTACACCGTGCTGGACCTGTTCGTGGCGCCGAAGCCGATCATGGCCGAGGTGGTGGCGCTGCGCCTTTCGCTGATGGTCATGCCCCTGCTGCTGTTGCTGGCCGCCTCCTACCGCCAGCAGTGGCGCAGCATCCTGCACCACATCGCCGGTGCCGCCTGCCTGTGCGCGGCGCTGGGCGCGGTCACCCTGGTGGTGCGCAGCCGCTACCAGGGCCTGCCGCTGGACTACGAAGGCGTGCTGCTGGTGCTGATGTACATGTACGGCTGCGGCGCCATGCGCCTGCGGACCGCCATCGTCTGCGGCACCACCACCACCATCGTCTATCCGCTGGCCGAGGCCTGGGTGGGGCTGCCGCAGGACATACTGGTGGTGCGCACGATGTTCATCGTCACCACCAACATCATCGGCATCATCACCGCCTGGGTGCTGGACCAGGAGGGGCGCGGCAACTTCCTGATGGCGCGCCAGCTGCGCGGCATGGCCCAACGCGACTACCTCACCGGCCTGCCCAACCGCCGCGCCTTCGCCGAGCGCATCGACGCGGTCTGGCAGCAGGCGCGCGGGGAGCAGCGGCCGCTGGGCATCGCCCTGATGGACGTGGACTGGTTCAAGGCCTACAACGACCGCTACGGCCATCCGGCCGGCGACCGGGTGCTGCGCGCGGTGGGCCGGGTGCTGGGCGCGCATGCGCGCGGGCCGCTGGACATGGTCGCCCGCCACGGCGGCGAGGAATTCGTCTGCGTCTGGTACGACGCCACCCTGGCCGAGGTCGAGACCACCCTGGCCGCGATCCATGCCGACATCGCCAGCCTGGGCATCGAGCACGCCGGCTCGCACGTGCCCGGCAACCGCCTGACCATCAGCATCGGCCTGCACTACCTGTATCCGCAGGCCGGCAAGCCGCCCACCGAGGCCCTGCTGCGCGCCGACCAGGCCCTGTACGAGGCCAAGGCCAGCGGCCGCCACACTACGGTGGTCACCCTGGCCGAGCCGATCTCGCAGCCGCCGGAAGAGCCGGACGACGAGATGCCGCCGGAAGCGGTCGTGGTGCGCGGCGCGACGGACTGA